The proteins below are encoded in one region of Pseudomonas entomophila L48:
- a CDS encoding type VI secretion system tip protein VgrG → MFAAANQTHFSLHIDGLEHDFQVLAFDGKEAISQPYAIDLELVSEHPSRDLESLLHKPAFLQLGDDGRGLHGLIYRAAQGEAGKRLTRYQVTLRPQLAYLAHRINQRMFQHKTVQEIIAQVLEEHGILANAYQFQLGATYPQREYCVQYDESNLQFIQRLCEEEGIHYHFRHSADGHQLVFGDDQTVFPKLAPVQFQHDSGLVADTPMIKRFALRLETRTSSVTRRDYDFKKPLIQLEGEADSHDEPALEDYDYPGRFLDRPRGKHLANRALERHRSDYRQASGDSDQPLLASGHFLTLASHPNASWNDLWLLTEIQHQGRQPQVLEEAITSDIDPRFDGFQQGYRNFFVVTPWEQPYRPPLNHPKPKVLGEQRAVVSGPAGEEIYCDEYGRIKVQFFWDREGRSDDKSSVWMRVASSWAGQGIAGLQLPRVGMEVLVSFLEGDPDQPLVTGCLYHGVNMPHYKLPDLKTLATIKSKEYKGSRGNELRIDDTTSEISIALRSDHGASALNLGYLTHPRPSGGAPRGEGFELRTDRHGAVRAAGGLLITTEPRANEAKHHKDLPETAERLATASEQQDSLAELAKQMQAQEPGDQDAVAKDLHKQHMGILGSGPGDLTKNEFAEFTQPHLVVSSPAGIALTTPGPNHLTSGSHLALSSTGHTSMSIGKRLLASASQGMRFFVQSLGWKLVSASGDIDIRALKDSINLLAKLDITANADRIILKAKTELVVQGGGSATTYNASGITHVTSANYTAHAAQFAHIGAASMAGTFPEPPKPGKGALELFNLYANTKGIKAGDYEVTDALGTVLKGSLDGQGFNAVSGAAPGPAWVTFGRDPTPPWAPSSYIGEVEWPVQPPDPNSLSTQLESLVDKLPLPKGEGGLFDKAKQLAGSGMDAAKTGMNLLKTGQGAMQSAQQVQGALKGGVAGLPQLASAASSALPAASNALGAAGKAGSAAQGAMASLPSLPKLPAMPKLPAFRAPSLSTATDLLPSELMS, encoded by the coding sequence ATGTTTGCCGCCGCGAACCAGACCCATTTCAGCCTGCACATCGACGGCCTGGAGCATGACTTCCAGGTGCTTGCCTTCGACGGCAAGGAGGCCATCAGCCAACCTTACGCCATCGACCTGGAACTGGTCAGCGAGCACCCCTCGCGGGACCTGGAAAGCCTGCTGCACAAGCCCGCGTTCCTCCAGCTCGGCGACGACGGCCGCGGCCTGCACGGCCTGATCTACCGCGCCGCGCAAGGCGAGGCGGGCAAGCGCCTGACCCGCTACCAGGTCACGCTACGCCCGCAACTGGCCTACCTGGCCCACCGCATCAACCAGCGCATGTTCCAGCACAAGACCGTGCAGGAGATCATCGCCCAGGTGCTCGAGGAGCATGGCATCCTCGCCAACGCCTACCAATTCCAGTTGGGCGCGACGTACCCGCAGCGCGAGTACTGCGTGCAGTACGACGAGTCCAACCTGCAGTTCATCCAGCGCTTGTGCGAAGAAGAGGGTATCCACTACCACTTCCGCCACAGCGCCGACGGCCACCAGCTGGTGTTCGGCGACGACCAGACGGTGTTCCCGAAACTGGCCCCGGTGCAGTTCCAGCACGACTCCGGGTTGGTCGCCGACACGCCGATGATCAAGCGTTTCGCCCTGCGCCTGGAAACCCGCACCAGCAGCGTCACCCGCCGCGACTACGACTTCAAGAAACCGCTGATCCAGCTCGAAGGCGAGGCCGACAGCCATGATGAGCCGGCCCTGGAAGACTACGACTACCCCGGCCGCTTCCTTGATCGCCCGCGTGGCAAGCACCTGGCCAATCGCGCCCTGGAACGTCACCGCAGCGACTACCGCCAGGCGAGCGGCGACAGCGACCAGCCACTGCTCGCCAGTGGCCATTTCCTGACCCTGGCCAGCCATCCCAACGCCAGCTGGAACGACCTCTGGCTGCTCACCGAAATCCAGCACCAGGGCCGCCAGCCGCAGGTCCTGGAAGAAGCCATCACCAGCGACATCGACCCGCGCTTCGACGGTTTCCAGCAGGGCTACCGCAACTTCTTCGTGGTCACCCCGTGGGAGCAACCGTACCGCCCGCCGCTGAACCACCCGAAACCCAAGGTGCTGGGTGAGCAGCGCGCCGTGGTCAGTGGCCCGGCCGGTGAAGAGATCTACTGCGACGAATATGGCCGCATCAAGGTGCAGTTCTTCTGGGACCGCGAAGGCCGCTCGGACGACAAGTCCAGCGTGTGGATGCGCGTGGCCAGCAGCTGGGCCGGGCAGGGCATCGCCGGCCTGCAATTGCCAAGGGTCGGCATGGAAGTGCTGGTCAGCTTCCTCGAAGGTGACCCCGACCAGCCTCTGGTGACCGGCTGCCTGTACCACGGCGTGAACATGCCGCACTACAAGCTGCCCGACCTGAAAACCCTGGCCACGATCAAGAGCAAGGAATACAAGGGCAGCCGCGGCAACGAACTGCGCATCGACGACACCACCAGCGAAATCAGCATCGCCCTGCGCAGCGACCACGGCGCCAGTGCGCTGAACCTCGGTTACCTGACCCACCCACGCCCGAGCGGCGGCGCCCCCCGCGGTGAAGGCTTCGAACTGCGCACCGACCGCCACGGCGCCGTGCGCGCAGCCGGTGGCCTGCTGATCACCACCGAGCCCCGCGCCAACGAAGCCAAGCACCACAAGGACCTGCCCGAAACCGCCGAACGCCTGGCCACCGCCAGCGAGCAGCAGGACAGCCTGGCGGAGCTGGCCAAGCAGATGCAGGCCCAGGAGCCCGGCGACCAGGACGCCGTGGCCAAGGACCTGCACAAGCAGCACATGGGCATTCTCGGCAGCGGCCCGGGTGACCTCACAAAAAACGAGTTCGCCGAATTCACCCAGCCGCACCTGGTGGTATCGAGTCCGGCCGGCATCGCCCTGACCACCCCCGGCCCGAACCACCTCACCAGCGGCAGCCACCTGGCCCTGAGCAGTACCGGCCACACCAGTATGTCGATCGGCAAGCGCCTGCTGGCCAGCGCCAGCCAGGGCATGCGCTTCTTCGTGCAGAGCCTGGGCTGGAAACTCGTGTCGGCCTCCGGCGACATCGACATCCGCGCTCTCAAGGACAGCATCAACCTGCTGGCCAAACTCGACATCACTGCCAACGCCGACCGCATCATCCTCAAGGCCAAGACCGAGCTGGTGGTACAGGGCGGCGGCAGCGCGACGACTTACAACGCCAGCGGCATCACCCACGTTACCAGCGCCAACTACACCGCCCACGCCGCGCAGTTTGCCCACATCGGCGCGGCGAGCATGGCCGGTACTTTCCCCGAGCCGCCCAAGCCCGGCAAGGGCGCGCTGGAGCTGTTCAACCTGTATGCCAACACTAAGGGCATCAAGGCTGGCGACTACGAAGTCACCGACGCCCTGGGCACGGTACTCAAGGGCTCGCTGGACGGGCAGGGCTTCAACGCCGTGTCCGGCGCCGCGCCCGGGCCGGCCTGGGTCACCTTCGGCCGCGACCCGACGCCCCCGTGGGCGCCGAGCAGCTACATCGGCGAGGTCGAGTGGCCGGTGCAGCCGCCCGACCCGAACAGCCTGTCGACCCAGCTCGAATCGTTGGTCGACAAGCTGCCGCTGCCCAAGGGCGAAGGCGGCCTGTTCGACAAGGCCAAGCAGTTGGCCGGCAGCGGCATGGACGCGGCCAAGACTGGCATGAACCTGCTCAAGACCGGACAGGGCGCGATGCAGAGTGCGCAGCAAGTGCAAGGCGCGCTCAAAGGCGGCGTCGCCGGCCTACCGCAACTGGCCAGTGCCGCCAGCTCGGCGCTGCCGGCCGCCTCCAACGCCCTGGGCGCCGCCGGCAAGGCGGGCAGTGCTGCGCAGGGGGCCATGGCCAGCCTGCCAAGCCTGCCCAAGCTGCCGGCGATGCCCAAACTCCCCGCTTTCAGGGCCCCAAGCCTGAGCACTGCTACCGATCTTCTGCCAAGTGAACTGATGTCATGA
- a CDS encoding Hcp family type VI secretion system effector, which yields MATPAYMAVTGEKQGLITAGAFTADSVGNTYQEGHEDQVMVQGFEHEVIIPRDPQSGQPTGQRVHKPVKITKVFDKASPLLLAALTSGERMTKVEIKWYRTSAQGTQEHYYTTVLEDAIIVDIKDYMHNCQDPGNAHFTHLEDVHFTYRKITWTHEVSGTSGSDDWRAPVAG from the coding sequence ATGGCAACTCCCGCCTACATGGCCGTCACCGGCGAAAAACAAGGTCTGATCACTGCCGGCGCCTTCACCGCCGACTCGGTGGGCAACACCTACCAGGAAGGCCACGAAGACCAGGTCATGGTCCAGGGCTTCGAACACGAAGTGATCATCCCGCGTGACCCGCAGTCCGGCCAGCCGACCGGCCAGCGCGTGCACAAGCCGGTGAAGATCACCAAGGTCTTCGACAAGGCCTCGCCGCTGCTGCTGGCTGCCCTGACCTCGGGCGAGCGCATGACCAAGGTCGAGATCAAGTGGTACCGCACCTCGGCCCAGGGCACCCAGGAGCACTACTACACCACCGTCCTGGAAGACGCGATCATCGTCGACATCAAGGACTACATGCACAACTGCCAGGACCCGGGCAACGCCCACTTCACCCACCTGGAAGACGTGCACTTCACCTACCGCAAGATCACCTGGACCCACGAAGTGTCCGGTACTTCCGGTTCCGACGACTGGCGCGCGCCGGTCGCAGGCTAA
- a CDS encoding ExbD/TolR family protein codes for MAFSTQDSDEVLSEINVTPLVDVMLVLLVVFIVTAPLLTNAIPINLPKTEAVAPVEQKDPLVVSIDGSGKLFINKDEIQPDLLETNLKAAKSKDAELRVQLQADDGVNYGEVARAMAAIERAGISKLAVITAR; via the coding sequence ATGGCCTTCTCGACCCAGGACAGCGATGAAGTGTTGAGTGAAATCAACGTCACGCCGCTGGTGGACGTCATGCTGGTGCTGCTGGTGGTGTTCATCGTCACCGCGCCGCTGCTGACCAACGCCATCCCCATCAACCTGCCCAAGACCGAGGCCGTCGCCCCGGTGGAGCAGAAGGACCCGTTGGTGGTGAGCATCGATGGCAGCGGCAAGCTGTTCATCAACAAGGACGAGATCCAGCCGGACCTGCTGGAGACCAACCTCAAGGCCGCCAAGAGCAAGGATGCCGAGCTGCGCGTGCAGCTGCAGGCCGACGATGGCGTGAACTACGGCGAGGTCGCCCGGGCGATGGCGGCCATTGAACGGGCCGGCATCAGCAAGCTGGCGGTGATCACCGCGCGCTGA
- a CDS encoding MotA/TolQ/ExbB proton channel family protein — MSLLASPLESVESAVIWLLVGFSVATWALALAKVVQFVRLKNQDKRFHQQFWAASSLDSAAEPAHDLPGPAARVAQAGFAAIAVGEPGQASDLSQAINHQDRLERALRQQIVRERRSLETGLAVVASIGSTSPFIGLFGTVWGIMEALKGISAAGSASLETVAGPIGAALVATGVGIAVAVPAVLVYNYFLRRLKLTAADLDDFAHDFYSLAQKSAFRVLVHPAVQRQHTGFTQPVKEAS, encoded by the coding sequence ATGAGCCTGTTGGCATCCCCCCTCGAATCCGTTGAAAGCGCGGTCATCTGGCTGCTGGTCGGCTTCTCCGTCGCCACCTGGGCGCTGGCCCTGGCCAAGGTCGTGCAGTTCGTGCGCCTGAAGAACCAGGACAAGCGCTTCCACCAGCAGTTCTGGGCCGCGTCCAGCCTCGACTCCGCCGCCGAGCCCGCCCACGACCTGCCCGGCCCGGCCGCCCGCGTCGCCCAGGCGGGTTTTGCGGCGATCGCGGTCGGCGAGCCCGGCCAGGCCAGTGACCTGAGCCAGGCCATCAACCACCAGGACCGCCTCGAGCGCGCCCTGCGTCAGCAGATCGTCCGCGAGCGCCGCTCGCTGGAAACCGGCCTGGCGGTGGTGGCCAGTATCGGCAGCACCTCGCCGTTCATCGGCCTGTTCGGCACCGTGTGGGGGATCATGGAAGCCCTCAAGGGCATCAGCGCGGCAGGCTCGGCCAGCCTGGAAACCGTGGCCGGCCCGATCGGTGCGGCGCTGGTCGCCACCGGCGTGGGTATCGCCGTCGCGGTGCCGGCGGTGCTGGTCTACAACTACTTCCTCCGTCGCCTGAAGCTGACCGCGGCCGACCTCGACGACTTCGCCCACGACTTCTACAGCCTGGCGCAGAAGAGTGCCTTCCGCGTGCTGGTACACCCCGCGGTGCAGCGCCAGCACACCGGCTTCACCCAACCTGTGAAGGAGGCCTCCTGA
- a CDS encoding energy transducer TonB codes for MGNVQTAARAYDQPWRPAPGELVELGRTLRLPLAQLRLQRTPVSGLKRRDKLALGLLVLVLHGVAAYWVSHQPTPELPVVAPQIPPMTIEFAAPAPPVVEPPPPAPVVQPPPPPPVVDELAAKPAPKPVPKPKPAPKPVAKPQPKPVEAPPPTPVAAPAPPAPAPAPPAPAPVTPASANAAYLKNPAPEYPQMALRRGWEGTVLLRVEVLPSGKPGQIQLQKSSGRDALDAAALAAVKRWSFVPAKQGDVAQVGWVSVPIDFKLR; via the coding sequence ATGGGTAATGTCCAGACCGCCGCCCGGGCCTACGACCAGCCTTGGCGCCCCGCGCCGGGGGAGCTTGTCGAGCTTGGCCGCACCCTGCGCCTGCCGCTCGCGCAATTGCGCCTGCAACGCACGCCGGTCAGTGGCCTGAAGCGCCGCGACAAACTGGCGCTCGGCCTGCTGGTGCTGGTGCTGCACGGTGTCGCGGCGTACTGGGTCAGCCATCAGCCCACGCCCGAGCTGCCGGTCGTTGCGCCGCAGATTCCGCCCATGACCATCGAGTTCGCCGCCCCGGCGCCGCCAGTGGTCGAACCGCCACCGCCAGCCCCAGTGGTCCAGCCGCCACCACCACCACCGGTGGTCGACGAACTGGCCGCCAAGCCCGCGCCCAAGCCGGTCCCGAAACCCAAGCCTGCACCCAAGCCCGTGGCCAAGCCGCAGCCCAAGCCGGTCGAGGCGCCACCGCCAACTCCGGTGGCCGCGCCCGCACCCCCGGCGCCGGCTCCCGCACCACCAGCGCCCGCGCCGGTCACCCCGGCTTCGGCCAACGCCGCCTACCTGAAGAACCCGGCGCCGGAGTACCCGCAGATGGCCCTGCGCCGTGGCTGGGAAGGCACCGTGCTGCTGCGGGTCGAGGTGCTGCCCAGCGGCAAGCCGGGGCAGATCCAGCTCCAGAAGAGCAGCGGCCGTGACGCCCTGGACGCCGCCGCGCTGGCCGCCGTGAAGCGCTGGAGCTTCGTGCCGGCCAAGCAGGGCGACGTGGCCCAGGTGGGCTGGGTCAGCGTACCCATCGATTTCAAGCTTCGTTAA
- a CDS encoding sulfate/molybdate ABC transporter ATP-binding protein, whose protein sequence is MSIEVRNVSKRFNSFQALDNINLDIHSGELVALLGPSGCGKTTLLRIIAGLETPDNGSIVFHGEDVSGHDVRDRNVGFVFQHYALFRHMSVFDNVAFGLRMKPKGERPSESKIAEKVHELLNMVQLDWLSDRYPEQLSGGQRQRIALARALAVEPKVLLLDEPFGALDAKVRKELRRWLARLHEDINLTSVFVTHDQEEAMEVADRIVVMNKGVIEQIGSPGEVYEKPANDFVYHFLGDSNRLALSEGHHVLFRPHEVSLSRHETEGHHAAEVRDIRPLGATTRVTLKVEGQSELIEAEVVKDHDSLTGLARGETLFFRPKVWQKVADI, encoded by the coding sequence ATGTCGATCGAAGTTCGTAACGTCAGCAAGCGCTTCAACAGCTTCCAGGCCCTGGACAACATCAACCTGGATATCCACAGCGGCGAGCTGGTGGCGCTGCTGGGCCCGTCCGGCTGCGGCAAGACCACCCTGCTGCGCATCATCGCCGGCCTCGAGACGCCGGATAACGGCAGCATCGTGTTCCATGGCGAGGACGTGTCCGGCCACGACGTGCGTGATCGCAACGTCGGTTTCGTGTTCCAGCACTACGCGTTGTTCCGCCATATGAGCGTGTTCGACAACGTCGCCTTCGGCCTGCGCATGAAGCCCAAGGGCGAGCGCCCGAGCGAGAGCAAGATCGCCGAGAAGGTTCATGAGCTGCTGAACATGGTCCAGCTCGACTGGTTGTCCGACCGCTACCCCGAGCAACTGTCCGGTGGCCAGCGCCAGCGTATCGCCCTGGCTCGCGCTCTGGCGGTGGAGCCCAAGGTGCTGCTGCTCGACGAGCCGTTCGGGGCGCTGGATGCCAAGGTGCGCAAGGAGCTGCGCCGCTGGTTGGCGCGCCTGCACGAGGATATCAACCTGACCTCGGTGTTTGTTACCCACGACCAGGAAGAAGCGATGGAAGTCGCTGACCGCATCGTGGTGATGAACAAGGGTGTGATCGAACAGATCGGCTCGCCGGGCGAGGTGTACGAGAAGCCGGCCAACGACTTCGTCTACCACTTCCTCGGCGACTCCAACCGCCTGGCGCTGAGCGAAGGGCACCACGTGCTGTTCCGTCCGCACGAAGTGTCGCTGTCGCGCCATGAGACCGAAGGGCACCATGCCGCCGAGGTGCGTGATATTCGCCCGTTGGGCGCGACTACCCGGGTGACCCTGAAGGTGGAAGGGCAGAGTGAGCTGATCGAGGCCGAGGTGGTCAAGGATCACGACAGCCTCACCGGACTGGCGCGGGGGGAGACGTTGTTCTTCCGGCCGAAGGTGTGGCAGAAGGTGGCGGATATTTGA
- the cysW gene encoding sulfate ABC transporter permease subunit CysW: MSSQTLGATAAANAARRGSATSRRVLITLAWIVFALFLALPLVIVVSQALKNGFGTFFEAIFEPDALSALKLTLLAVAISVPLNLVFGVSAAWCVSKYSFRGKSILVTLIDLPFSVSPVIAGLVYVLMFGAQGLFGPWLQDHDIQIVFALPGIVLATIFVTVPFVARELIPLMQEQGTQEEEAARLLGANGWQMFWHVTLPNIKWGLIYGVVLCTARAMGEFGAVSVVSGHIRGVTNTLPLHVEILYNEYNHVAAFSVASLLLILALFILLLKQWSENRINRLRHSAAEE; this comes from the coding sequence ATGTCTAGTCAAACCCTCGGCGCAACCGCCGCCGCCAACGCCGCCCGGCGTGGCAGCGCCACTTCGCGCCGCGTGCTGATCACCCTGGCCTGGATCGTCTTCGCGCTGTTCCTGGCGCTGCCGCTGGTGATCGTGGTGTCGCAGGCGCTGAAGAACGGCTTCGGCACGTTCTTCGAAGCGATCTTCGAGCCCGATGCGCTGTCCGCGCTCAAGCTCACGCTGCTGGCGGTGGCCATCTCGGTACCACTGAACCTGGTGTTCGGGGTGTCCGCTGCCTGGTGCGTGAGCAAATACAGCTTCCGCGGCAAGAGCATCCTGGTCACCCTGATCGACCTGCCGTTCTCGGTGTCGCCGGTGATCGCCGGCCTGGTCTACGTGCTGATGTTCGGCGCCCAGGGCCTGTTCGGGCCGTGGCTGCAGGACCACGATATCCAGATCGTCTTCGCCCTGCCGGGCATCGTCCTGGCGACCATCTTCGTCACCGTGCCGTTCGTGGCCCGCGAACTCATCCCGCTGATGCAGGAGCAGGGCACCCAGGAAGAGGAGGCCGCGCGCCTGCTCGGTGCCAACGGCTGGCAGATGTTCTGGCACGTCACGCTGCCGAACATCAAGTGGGGCCTGATCTACGGCGTGGTGCTGTGCACCGCCCGGGCCATGGGCGAGTTCGGCGCGGTGTCGGTGGTGTCCGGCCATATCCGTGGCGTCACCAACACCTTGCCGCTGCACGTGGAGATCCTCTACAACGAGTACAACCATGTCGCGGCCTTCAGCGTGGCCAGCCTGCTGCTGATCCTGGCGCTCTTCATCCTGCTGCTCAAGCAGTGGAGCGAGAACCGTATTAACCGCCTGCGCCACAGCGCCGCGGAGGAATGA
- the cysT gene encoding sulfate ABC transporter permease subunit CysT, which translates to MSRRISPVIPGFGLTLGYTLVYLSLIVLIPLAAMFIHAAQLTWEQFWNIVSAPRVLAALKLSFGTALFAAIINGVIGTLLAWVLVRYTFPGRKVIDAMIDLPFALPTAVAGIALTALYAPAGWVGQFATDLGFKIAYTPLGITLALTFVTLPFVVRTVQPVLADIPREVEEAAACLGAKPLQVFRHVLAPALLPAWLTGFALAFARGVGEYGSVIFIAGNMPMKTEILPLLIMVKLDQYDYTGATAIGVLMLVVSFILLLLINLLQRRIETP; encoded by the coding sequence ATGTCACGTCGCATTTCCCCCGTCATACCCGGCTTCGGGCTGACGCTGGGCTACACCTTGGTGTACCTCAGCCTGATCGTGCTGATACCGCTGGCCGCCATGTTCATCCATGCCGCGCAGCTCACCTGGGAGCAGTTCTGGAACATCGTCAGCGCACCGCGGGTACTGGCCGCGCTGAAGCTGAGTTTCGGCACCGCCCTGTTCGCCGCCATCATCAATGGTGTGATCGGCACCCTGTTGGCCTGGGTGCTGGTGCGCTACACCTTCCCCGGGCGCAAGGTCATCGACGCGATGATCGACCTGCCGTTCGCCCTGCCCACCGCCGTCGCCGGTATCGCCCTGACCGCCCTGTACGCCCCGGCGGGCTGGGTCGGCCAGTTCGCCACCGACCTCGGTTTCAAGATCGCCTACACGCCGCTGGGCATCACCCTGGCGCTGACCTTCGTCACCCTGCCGTTCGTGGTGCGCACGGTACAGCCGGTACTGGCCGACATCCCCCGTGAAGTGGAAGAGGCCGCCGCCTGCCTGGGCGCGAAACCCTTGCAGGTGTTCCGCCATGTGCTGGCGCCGGCCTTGCTGCCGGCCTGGCTGACCGGCTTCGCCCTGGCCTTCGCCCGGGGTGTTGGCGAGTACGGCTCGGTGATCTTCATCGCCGGCAACATGCCGATGAAGACCGAGATCCTGCCGCTGCTGATCATGGTCAAGCTCGACCAGTACGACTACACCGGTGCCACCGCCATCGGCGTGCTGATGCTGGTGGTTTCCTTCATCCTGCTGCTGCTGATCAACCTGCTGCAGCGGCGCATCGAAACCCCTTGA
- a CDS encoding sulfate ABC transporter substrate-binding protein: protein MSIRRYALAALASAVFAGSAIAKDYELLNVSYDPTRELYQQYNAEFIKHWQAAHPGDQVKIQQSHGGSGKQARAVIDGLRADVVTLALAGDIDEVAKLGKSLPEDWQKRLPQASTPYTSTIVFLVRKGNPKGIKDWGDLIKKDVSVITPNPKTSGGARWNFLAAWAYGLKSGGSEDKAKTYVQELFKHVPVLDIGARGSTITFVNNGQGDVLLAWENEAFLALKEDGGADKFEIVVPSLSILAEPPVAVVDKNAEKKGNEKIAEEYLKHLYSPAGQQIAAQNFYRPRDEKVAAEFGKQFPKLDLVTIDKDFGGWKTAQPKFFNDGGVFDQIYQAQ, encoded by the coding sequence ATGTCCATCCGCCGTTATGCGCTTGCCGCCCTGGCCAGTGCCGTTTTTGCCGGTTCCGCGATCGCCAAGGACTACGAACTGCTGAACGTGTCCTATGACCCGACCCGCGAGCTGTACCAGCAGTACAACGCCGAGTTCATCAAGCACTGGCAGGCCGCCCACCCGGGCGACCAGGTGAAGATCCAGCAATCCCATGGCGGTTCCGGCAAGCAGGCCCGCGCGGTGATCGACGGCCTGCGCGCCGATGTGGTGACCCTGGCCCTGGCCGGTGACATCGACGAAGTCGCCAAGCTCGGCAAGAGCCTGCCGGAGGATTGGCAGAAGCGCCTGCCACAGGCCAGCACCCCGTACACCTCGACCATCGTGTTCCTGGTGCGCAAGGGCAACCCGAAAGGCATCAAGGACTGGGGCGACCTGATCAAGAAGGACGTCTCGGTCATCACCCCCAACCCGAAGACCTCCGGCGGCGCCCGCTGGAACTTCCTCGCCGCCTGGGCCTACGGCCTGAAGAGCGGCGGCAGCGAAGACAAGGCCAAGACCTACGTGCAGGAGCTGTTCAAGCACGTGCCGGTGCTCGATATCGGCGCCCGTGGCTCGACCATCACCTTCGTCAACAACGGCCAGGGTGATGTGCTGCTGGCCTGGGAGAACGAGGCCTTCCTGGCGCTCAAGGAAGACGGCGGCGCCGACAAGTTCGAGATCGTCGTGCCTTCGCTGTCGATCCTGGCCGAACCACCGGTGGCGGTGGTCGACAAGAACGCCGAGAAGAAGGGCAACGAGAAGATCGCCGAGGAATACCTCAAGCACCTATACAGCCCGGCGGGCCAGCAGATCGCCGCGCAGAACTTCTACCGTCCGCGTGACGAGAAGGTCGCCGCCGAATTCGGCAAGCAGTTTCCCAAGCTGGACCTGGTGACCATCGACAAGGACTTCGGTGGCTGGAAGACTGCACAACCCAAGTTCTTCAATGACGGTGGGGTGTTCGACCAGATCTATCAGGCACAGTGA
- the oscA gene encoding sulfur starvation response protein OscA — MSASLRSIDGQDEATILREIQSALRDLRFGAVEITVHNAQVVQIERKEKFRLQQPGGKSG, encoded by the coding sequence ATGAGTGCATCTCTGCGCAGCATCGACGGTCAGGACGAAGCCACCATTCTGCGTGAAATCCAGAGCGCACTACGCGACCTGCGCTTCGGCGCGGTGGAGATCACCGTGCACAACGCCCAGGTGGTGCAGATCGAACGCAAGGAGAAGTTCCGCCTGCAGCAGCCCGGCGGCAAGTCCGGCTGA